From the genome of Armatimonadota bacterium:
CACCATGTAACGCCGACGCCGAGCGAAGCGCAGAGCATGGCGCCTACCGGTGGATGGGGCACCGACGCACTCTTGTTCCGCGAGTCGAAGGTGGCGATGATGGTATCCGGAAGGTGGTTATGCATACAATACAGGGAGCAAAAGGACCTAGAGTGGGACGTGACGAGCGTGCCGCACGGCCCAAACAGGGTAACACTTCTGGCTAGCAAGTGTTACTCAATCCCGAAGACCAGCCGCCATAGGCATGAGGCGCTGATATTTATAAAGCATCTGCTCAGCAAGGAAAATCAACTTTTGGTGGCAAACTACGGCGATGGGATACCAACGCTTCAAGACCCAGAGATTGAAAAGGCATTTGCGTATAACCCAAAATATCCGAACGAGCGGAACAATCTGCTTCACATTCAGGAGATGAAATATGCGCGGGTTTCCGAAAGCTCGCCCTATATCAACGTATTGGACCAGGATGCAATAATGGCGCGGGAGTTCGACAAAATGTGGCTTGGCGAACAGAGTCCCGATAAGACATGCGACGAAATTGCTCGGCAGATAAACGCAGTCATAAGGCGCAACCTAGCGAACCCAAATTTTCTGGATTAGTTCGTACAAGTCGAAGGGTTTATTAAATCAATGAGACGTTTATCTTACAAGACGAAAGAGGCATTGGCTGCATACGCTTTTCTTGCTCCCAATTTCCTAGGCTTCTTGGCGTTCACGAGCATTCCAGTTGTGGTTTCTTTTGTTATGGCTTTCACCCATTGGAATATCTTCAAGCAGCCGTTTTGGGTTGGGCTAGAAAATTTCAAAAACCTGCTGTGGTTTCATCGAGAGGGAGGCCGCCTTGTGCCGAACGACCCATTCTTTTGGCAGTACGTCTACAATACTGTCTACCTTATGGCAGGGATTCCGATTGGCATGGCAGGCAGCCTGATTGTGGCGCTGATGATGAATCAGCGGATGCGGGGAATCGTTGTGTTTCGTACGATTTATTTTCTGCCGACTGTATGCTCGGGCGTCGCTCTATTGATACTGTGGAAGTACCTTTATAATAGCGATATTGGTCTAATCAACAAAACCATACGCCTTGTGGGCGCGTTCATTTTCGCAAAAAAGCCTGTTGCAATTGGCGCAACGGTATTTGCGGCGCTCATTTTTGGCGTCGTTGTAATTGGATTAATAGCGGCTTTGTTGGCGTTCTTGCAGTGGCTTTCCGAGAAAATTCGGTTTACCTGGCCCGAAGGTTTGTTTCGAGCGCTAATGTTTGCATCTGGGGCGTGCATTTTCATTCTTATCGGTATATATGGCAGGGCATTCTATAATGCGCTCAGCATGTTTTTTGCCGAACCGCCAGATTGGCTGGGGACAGTTCAATGGGCAAAGCCATCTTTGATTCTAATGAGCCTTTGGGGTGGTCTTGGCGGGTACAACATGATTCTTTATCTTGCCGCGCTTCAGGGGGTGCCAAGCTCGTATTATGAGGCGGCTGAGATAGACGGTGCTGGTCCATGGCAGAAGTTTTGGGCGGTCACTTGGCCAATGATTAGCCCAACTACATTTTTTATTTTAGTGATGAGCATTATTGGCGGATTCCAAGGTGGATTCATGATTGCAAACGTCATGACGGGCGGTGGGCCAGCTGGGAGCACCACTACTATTGAGTATTATCTTTACCAAACCGCATTTGAGAAGTTCAATATGGGCTATGCATGCTCGATAGCTTGGTTCTTGTTTGCCGTGATACTTGTGATAACTCTTCTCACATGGAAGCTTGGCGGAAAAGTGGTGACCTATGAATAGGGTAGGTTTGGGTATAAAAGTTGGCTTTTACATCGTTTTGAGCATTGGCGCAATAACAATGATTATTCCATTTCTTTGGATGGTTTTTACTTCTATCAAACAGCCTCACGAGGTATTTTCCGCTACCGGTGCGATTAAATTCCTTCCTGAGCATTTTTTCTGGCGGGATACAGTTATAAATGGTGAGAAAATTCGTGCGTGGTGGGGCAATTATCCTGATGCTTGGAGGGAGATCAACTTTTTCAGGCTTTACTTGTCAAGCATATTTGTAGCGGTAGTTGGAACATTTGGCCAGGTGCTGACAAGTTCGATGGCGGCTTATGCATTCGCTAGGCTGAGCTTCCCTGGACGTGATAAGCTCTTTTTTGGATATCTTGCAACGATGATGATACCGAGTTCTGTGACAATGATTCCGGTTTTTGTGATAATGAAGCACTTAGGTTGGATCAACACATATCAAGCGCTCATCATCCCGGGGTTGTTTAGTGCGTATGGGACATTCATGCTCAGGCAATTCTTTATGGGTCTTCCGGTGGAGCTTGAAGATGCAGCGAAGATTGACGGTTCGGGTTATATTGGGATATGGTCGGGGATTATTCTGCCGCTTGCCAAGCCGGCGTTGGCGACATTGACGACGTTCACTTTCATGGGATTTTGGGGAAGTTACATGTGGCCTTTGGTTGTAACAGTAACCGAGGCACCGAGGACGCTTCCGATTGGACTGCGTTATTTTGTTGGCCAGCATGCGACGAATTACACTCAGCTCATGGCTGCTTCTGTGATTGCGCTCATCCCGGTGTTGCTTCTTTTTGTTTTCAATCAGAGATACTTTGTAGAGGGAATCAAGCTCCAGGGGCTGAAAGGCTGATTGGCAGAGGCGGGAAGAGCCTTTTGGATTCAGCAAATGTTTAATTTCGGGGATGCCACGTCATACTTCTTACTATCCAGGTTGCCAACCCAGTCATACCCGAAGGTTATCTGCGCCTGCCCAGGATATGTCACCGCCACAAGCCGGCTGTTTTCGTCGTATGAGTAGTACGTCGTGCCATTGGAATCCACCATCCTAAGCGGATTCCCTGACCCGTCCCGCTCAACTTTGTCGTTACATCATTTCTTTTTCTTCAATTTTCTTATAAGTTGCTTGCATTCAGTGCTGAGAATCTCCTTGTCCCACAACTCAATCAGTCTGTATGAATCCCGCAAATCTTCCTGCAACATATCCTTCTCCATCTTGGCAATTGCTGACTTGTCCTTCAGCTTTTTAATTTGTTCTACATGACGTTTTCCCTTGTCAACCACTGGGGTTATGTGTCTATCAACGAATCTCCTTGCAGCCTTCGAGCATGAAGTCGCAGCACGCGCGCTATCCATGTCGCCAAGTGCTTCTAGTTCCTTTGCTACCAATTTCCAGGTACAGAGCCACAATGCGGTGCCATTGATTATTTCTAAAGTATTTGGCACCTGAGCGTGTACTATTTGTCGTGCAATGTCCAAGTTGACTAGAAGCACCTGCAAGGCTAATGTTTGCTTCCCAGTCCGGCTGAGCTCAGCCGCATGCTCCCTATTCCTTCTGTAGATCTCTCGTAGCGTCCACATTGCAGGCATGACTTGGCTGGCATAATAATGAGTAAAAGCGTCATAATCCCTATATGCAGATTCAGGTCTAAGACGAAGCTCGCGCGTGCTAAGCTTACGAACCAACGCTATCCCTTCCTCAATCCGCCCAGCCTTATATAGCTCCAATGCACGTGTGTAATCCTGCATCACCGGGTTAAGGTGTCTTACGCTATCCCGTTTGCAGCCACGGTTATCTCCCTGCTTGTCTACTTTTACGCCATTGTTACGACAGCCACTCCAAAACAGCAAGACGACCGCTAGCAGCAAAAATACCGTAGACCAACTTCGTTTTTTCATTTTTTCGCATCCGTATAAAGATACACACTTTTCGTAGCAATTCTCCTGTTGATTGTAGCATTTGGTTTGTCCTCCTGATTGCCATCCTTCGATTAGCATACAGCAAGCATATTTAACATCACAGCAATCCTGACACTGAGTTGTATCATTTTGAGGCCTGTCGCATGCAGTCGTACCTGCGCCGTCGCAGGTCGGGCTTTCAGGGAAGATTGTACAGAAATACTTTAAGCAGGTCTCTTTGAGCAATCCTTTCCCTACGCATTTGACCTTGTATCCGGTTGGATCAGAGTATACAAGGGGTTCATTGAGAGCGTAAGCGTAGATAGATAGCACCTGCTTTATAGCATCCCTCTGCCCGAACCTTCCAACCTCCGGGTCGTAGAAGCGGATGCCGAGTTGTAACAAGGGCAAGTTGGCATCCTGGACGTGAGTATAATACCCCAACTGCCCTACGAATTGGTAGGGCTGGTCAGTGGAGCCTGTATGCTCGATATGCTCCATGAGCTCCCCCCAGGCATCGTATGTGTACTCATCTGTGATGTTGCCATCACTGTCAGTAAGCAGTCTTGTCGACCCAAGTGCGCCGAAGTGATAGTACCTCATCTCTCCGGCGCCCGTCAGTCGCGCAATTAGCTCGCCTCCTGGCTCTCGAATGTAGTATGCCGACCCACCAAAACCTACCTTTTTGCATTCTAGCCTTAAGCAGGTAATCTGTCAATAGCTGAGTACCTAATAGCAGTTTTTTAAAGTTTTAACTAATGTAGAGCCGAACCCTTTGTGCTAGCTTTGATTTTTCCTTGCCGGTACTTCTGTCTACAGCACTTGCCGTTGCCGTGCGGTCTCTCGGGGCTCGAAGATGCCGCGGAGGTTGAAAGGTCAGGGGATATGGCCTGGAGTCATTCTGCCTCTCAGCAAGCCGTAGCTTACTATGCCTTCGCTTTTTTATACAGCATTATGAAAATCGCATGCTTTATTTCTTAGCGTCTAAATTTACGATTGCAGAAGTTCTCGTTGGCGACAACCCCTTTTTAGCCCCAAAGTTTCCTGTCTAGACTGCGATATTGAACAGCTTCTGCAACATGTGCCAGTGCAATGTTTTCAACACCTTCTAGGTCTGCAATCGTCCGAGCGAGTTTGAGAATTCGATCGTAGGCGCGCGCTGAGAGGTTGAGCTGGTTGATAGCTGTCCGCAGGAGGTCTTTTACATCATCTTTTGGGGTGCAAAACTTCCGTATTTGTTTGCCATTCATTTGGGCGTTGCAAAATGTGCCTTTCCCATCGTTTGAAAATCTCTTCCTTTGAATTTCTCGGGCGCGCTCTACCCTGGCACGGATTGTTGCTGAGCTTTCGCCGGTCGGGTGGTTCATTAGTTCTTGGTCTTTTAAACGTGGCACCTCGATATGAATGTCTATTCGGTCGAGCAATGGCCCTGAGATCCGTTGAAGGTACTTATTGATTATCCCTGGATTGCAAGTACAAGCTCTAGTTGGGTCCGAGTAAAAGCCGCAAGGGCAGGGGTTCATGGCTGCGACAAGCATAAACCTCGCCGGATAGGTGAGAGAGCCGGCTACTCTGCTGATGGTCACAGTTCCATCTTCCAGCGGTTGGCGAAGGGTTTCTAGCACGTCTCGACGGAACTCAGGCAATTCGTCAAGGAATAGGACACCATGATGCGCAAGGCTCACTTCTCCAGGCACAGGGTATGAGCCGCCGCCACTCAGTCCAGCGTTCGATATTGTGTGGTGTGGGGCTCGAAAAGGACGGGTTGTTATTAAAGCTGATTGTGAATCCATTCGTCCGCTTACGCTGAAAAGCTTTGTGGTCTCGAGCGCCTCATCCAGAGTCATTGGGGGCAGAATTGTTGGAATTCGACGGGCTAGCATGGTCTTGCCGCTCCCCGGAGGTCCAATCATTAGAATATTATGTCCGCCAGCAGCGGCGACTTCCAGCGCTCGTTTTACGTGTTCCTGGCCTTTTACATCGGAGAAATCTATATCAAATCCAGGTTGGTCGAGCATGAACTTGGAGGGGTCTAGTTTCACAGGGTCAAATGACCTGCTGCCGTCCATGAATTGGAGCACGTCGATTAGGGAATTAACGGGGTAAACTTCTAGCCCTTCAACGACAGCTGCCTCGTAAGTGTTTGCTTCGGGAACAATCATGTACTTTTTCTTAGCTTCTTTCGCCGCCAAAGCCATTGGCAAGACGCCGTGAACAGATCGCACAAGGCCATCCAGCGAGAGCTCGCCCACGACCATCATGTCTGGAAGCGATTCCAACGATACTTGTCCGCTTGCAGCGAGGATTCCGATGGCAATTGGGAGATCATAAATCGGGCCAACCTTTTTGATGTCTGCCGGTGCAAGGTTGATAGTGACGCGCTTGTTCCAAGGAAAATCATAGCCAGTATTTCGGACGGCAGCGCGAACACGCTCGCGAGATTCTTGGACAGCGGCGTCAGGGAGGCCGACAATGGTGAAAGAGGGACTTCCCATGGCAACGTCCACTTCGACTTCGACAACGTAGGCATCTACTCCAAGTATTGCACTTGAATCTACTCGAACGAGCATGGGTGACCTCCGGCATAGAAATTAAGAAGCCTGCCCTCAAAATGGCAAGTCTTAATGGCAAGAATTATGGATTACTCCTCAGGCAAGGAAACAGTTGGGGCATTATAGCAGTATATGGTAGAGCGTTGCAATGGCAAAATTCCAAAAATATCTGCAATTTATTGTTTTGTCTCATGGCATTGAGAGAAAAATAGGCGTATAATTAAGAACAAAGTTTTCGGTAGTTTTGTTCGGAGGTTAACGTGCAAAACGCAGATGGAGTAATAATTAAAAATGTCACAGGGCTGTTTGCTGAAAAGAAAACAGATTCGGAACAGGTAACCCAGGCTATAATGGGACAGCCGGTGAAAATTGAGAAGGATGAAGGCGATTGGCTTTGGGTCCAAACGTGGGATACCTACCATGGTTGGGTGCAAAGCCGATGGGTCAGTCGGAATATCCCGAACCCTTCGCGCATGGCAATCGTGACTTCGCTTTTTACTAATGCGCTCAAAGAGCCAGCCCCGGATGCCGAAATTTGGACAATTTTGGTGATTACTACCAGCCTCGAACTCCTGGGAATCGAGGAAAAATTTGTGCGGGTTCGTCTCCCCAACGGCGCTCAGGCATGGGTAAATGCCAAAGATATCGAGATACGTCCGGCGGGCGAACAACCGCTACCCATCGGGCCCATCGGCCAGGATTTGGTGCGCACAGCAAAGCGTTTTCTGGGTGTGCCTTACCTGTGGGGAGGCACTAGCCCATTCGGCATTGATTGCTCAGGGTTTGTGCAGCTTGTCTACCGCTTGAATGGCATCAAGCTTCTTCGAGATGCTCATATGCAGGCGGAGGATCCAAGGGCGATTCCTATTGAAAAGACCGACCTCCAACCAGGAGATTTGGTATTCTTCGCCGGAGGACAGGATAAATCAAGAATCACTCATGTGGGAATGGCGTGCGGCGATGGCACGTTCATTCATTCATCGGGCGGGGCAGTCGGTGTAACGATAAACAACTTATCCGACCATCCCTACGACCAAAACTATTGGGGTGCACGGCGAATGCCTGGAAATTAGGCCACTGGCTACTGTACAGTTGCCGCCAAGTCTGCGCCTTTTAAAAGCGCCTGTTTGTTCAACGGAATGAACTTATGTCTATGAGGAGGCAGCACCTGGGCTAGCGAATCAATAAGCGAGTCTAAGGAAACAACTTTAGTCAGCGCCGCATAGGCTCCAAGCATAATCATATTTGCCACGCGAATGTTTCCTAACTCTTCTGCGCGAACGTTGGCGTCGATGGCAAAGACTTTGCAGTCACCGCGAACTATCGAGAGGTCAATTAGCGATCTGTTGACCAATAATAGCCCCCCCGGCTTGACGCATGGTTGGAACTTGCTGAAGAGGAACTGGTGCATTCCAATAAGGGTATCGGGATGTGCAGAAATAGGTGAGCCAATTTCCTCAGATGAAATAATAACAGTGCAGTCGGCAGTACCTCCTCGGGCTTCTGGTCCATAAGATGGAAACCAAACGACCTCTAGGCCTTCAGTCATACCTGCGTGGGCGAGAAGCTGCCCCATTATCATAATCCCCTGGCCCCCGGTCCCC
Proteins encoded in this window:
- a CDS encoding 2-oxoacid:acceptor oxidoreductase family protein, translating into MHEEVIMAGTGGQGIMIMGQLLAHAGMTEGLEVVWFPSYGPEARGGTADCTVIISSEEIGSPISAHPDTLIGMHQFLFSKFQPCVKPGGLLLVNRSLIDLSIVRGDCKVFAIDANVRAEELGNIRVANMIMLGAYAALTKVVSLDSLIDSLAQVLPPHRHKFIPLNKQALLKGADLAATVQ
- a CDS encoding C40 family peptidase, with the protein product MQNADGVIIKNVTGLFAEKKTDSEQVTQAIMGQPVKIEKDEGDWLWVQTWDTYHGWVQSRWVSRNIPNPSRMAIVTSLFTNALKEPAPDAEIWTILVITTSLELLGIEEKFVRVRLPNGAQAWVNAKDIEIRPAGEQPLPIGPIGQDLVRTAKRFLGVPYLWGGTSPFGIDCSGFVQLVYRLNGIKLLRDAHMQAEDPRAIPIEKTDLQPGDLVFFAGGQDKSRITHVGMACGDGTFIHSSGGAVGVTINNLSDHPYDQNYWGARRMPGN
- a CDS encoding YifB family Mg chelatase-like AAA ATPase, producing MLVRVDSSAILGVDAYVVEVEVDVAMGSPSFTIVGLPDAAVQESRERVRAAVRNTGYDFPWNKRVTINLAPADIKKVGPIYDLPIAIGILAASGQVSLESLPDMMVVGELSLDGLVRSVHGVLPMALAAKEAKKKYMIVPEANTYEAAVVEGLEVYPVNSLIDVLQFMDGSRSFDPVKLDPSKFMLDQPGFDIDFSDVKGQEHVKRALEVAAAGGHNILMIGPPGSGKTMLARRIPTILPPMTLDEALETTKLFSVSGRMDSQSALITTRPFRAPHHTISNAGLSGGGSYPVPGEVSLAHHGVLFLDELPEFRRDVLETLRQPLEDGTVTISRVAGSLTYPARFMLVAAMNPCPCGFYSDPTRACTCNPGIINKYLQRISGPLLDRIDIHIEVPRLKDQELMNHPTGESSATIRARVERAREIQRKRFSNDGKGTFCNAQMNGKQIRKFCTPKDDVKDLLRTAINQLNLSARAYDRILKLARTIADLEGVENIALAHVAEAVQYRSLDRKLWG
- a CDS encoding carbohydrate ABC transporter permease, encoding MNRVGLGIKVGFYIVLSIGAITMIIPFLWMVFTSIKQPHEVFSATGAIKFLPEHFFWRDTVINGEKIRAWWGNYPDAWREINFFRLYLSSIFVAVVGTFGQVLTSSMAAYAFARLSFPGRDKLFFGYLATMMIPSSVTMIPVFVIMKHLGWINTYQALIIPGLFSAYGTFMLRQFFMGLPVELEDAAKIDGSGYIGIWSGIILPLAKPALATLTTFTFMGFWGSYMWPLVVTVTEAPRTLPIGLRYFVGQHATNYTQLMAASVIALIPVLLLFVFNQRYFVEGIKLQGLKG
- a CDS encoding sugar ABC transporter permease, with the translated sequence MRRLSYKTKEALAAYAFLAPNFLGFLAFTSIPVVVSFVMAFTHWNIFKQPFWVGLENFKNLLWFHREGGRLVPNDPFFWQYVYNTVYLMAGIPIGMAGSLIVALMMNQRMRGIVVFRTIYFLPTVCSGVALLILWKYLYNSDIGLINKTIRLVGAFIFAKKPVAIGATVFAALIFGVVVIGLIAALLAFLQWLSEKIRFTWPEGLFRALMFASGACIFILIGIYGRAFYNALSMFFAEPPDWLGTVQWAKPSLILMSLWGGLGGYNMILYLAALQGVPSSYYEAAEIDGAGPWQKFWAVTWPMISPTTFFILVMSIIGGFQGGFMIANVMTGGGPAGSTTTIEYYLYQTAFEKFNMGYACSIAWFLFAVILVITLLTWKLGGKVVTYE